The following nucleotide sequence is from Nomascus leucogenys isolate Asia chromosome 13, Asia_NLE_v1, whole genome shotgun sequence.
tggtggcaggcacctgtagtcccagctactcgggaggctgaggcaggagaatggcgggaacccgggaggcggagcttgcagtgagctgagatcgcgccactgcactccagcctgggcagcaaagcgagactccgtctcaaaaaaaaaaaagaaacatttcagattaatatccctgatgaatatcaatgtgaaaatcctcaataaaatactggcaaaccaaatccagcagcacatcaaaaagcttatccaccatgatcaagttggcttcatccctgggatgcaaggctggttcaacatacacaaatcaataaacgtaatccatcacataagcaaaaccaatgacaaaaaccacatgattatctcaatagaggcagaaaaggcctttgataaaattcaacacccttcatgctaaaacactcaataaactaggtattgatggaaggtatctcaaagtaataagagctatttatgacaaacccacagccaatatcataatgaatgggcaaaagctggaagaattccctttgaaaaccggcacaaaacaagcatgctctctctcaccacccctattcaacatagcattagAAAttccggccagggcaatcagtcaagagaaagaaataaagggtattcaattaggaaaagaggaagtcaaattgtccctgtttgcagatgaaatgattgtatatttagaaaactccattatctcagcccaaaatctccttaagctgataagcaacttcagtaaagtctcaggatacaaaaccaatgtacaaaaatcacaagcattcctatacaccaataatagagagccaaatcatgagtgaattcccattcacaattgctacaaagagaataaaatacctacaaatacaacttacaagggaggtgaaggacctcttcaaggaggactacaaaccactgctcaacgaaataagataggatacaaacaaatggaaaaacaatccatgctcatggataaaaagaatcaatatcgtgaaaatggctatactgcccaaagtaatttatagattcaatgctatccccatcaagctaccactgactttcttcacagaattagaaaaaacgactttaaatttcatatggaaccaaataaaagcccacatagccaagacaatcctaagcaaaaagaacaaagctggagtcatcaccctaactgacttcaagctatactacgaggctatagtaaccaaaacagcatggtactggtaccaaaacagatatatagaccaatagaacagaacagaggcctcagaaataacactacacatctacaactatctgatctttgacaaacgtgacaaaaacaagcaatggggaaaggattccctatttaataaatggtgttgggaaaactggctagccatacgcagaaaactgaaactggacccctttccttacaccttatacaaaaattaactcaagatggattaaagacttaaacgtaagacctaaaaccataaaaaccctagaagaaaacctaggcaataccattcaggacataggcatgggcaaagacttcatgactaaaacaccaaaagcaatggcaacaaaagccaaaattgacaaatgggatccaattaaactaaagagcttctgcacagcaaaagaaactatcatcagagtgaacaggcagcctacagaatgggagaaaatttttgcactctatccatctgacaaagggctaatatacagaatctacaaggaactcaaacaaatttatgagaaaaaaacccTATCAAAacgtgggtgaaggatatgaacagatgcttctcaaaagaagacatttatgcagccaacaaacatgaaaaatgctcatcatcactggtattagagaaatgcaaatcaaaaccacaatgagataacatctcacaccagttagaatggagatctttaaaaagtcaggaaacaacagatgctggagaggatgtggagaaataggaatgcttttacactgttcgtgggagtgtaaattagttcaaccattgtggaagaaagtgtggccattgctcaaggatctagaacatgaaataccatttgacccagcaatcccattactgggtatatacccaaaggattataaatcattctacaataaagacatatgcacacataggtttattgcagcactgttcacaatagcaaagacttggaaccaacccaaatgcccatcagtgatggactggataaaggaaatgtggcacgtatgcaccatggaatactatgcaaccataacaaatgatgagttgatgtcctttgcagagacatggatggagctggaaaccatcattctcagcaaactaacacaagaacagaaaaccaaatactgcatgttctcactcataagtgggagttgaacaatgagaacacatggacatagggaggggaacatcacacaccggggcctgtcggggggttgggggttaggggagggatagcattaggagaaatacctaatgtagatgacaggttgatgggtgcagcaaaccaccacggcacatgtatacctatgtaacaaacctgcacgttctgcacttgtaccccagaacttaaagtataatacaaaaaaaaaattttttttttttacagttgccAACAGTCTTGACTTCCTAATACAAAGAAATTCATTCTCTTGAAAGGAGTAGGAACCTCTAATATTGGGCTGCCCTGGAAATAAATAGGGAACCATTTATGATCAAAACAAGCCACTGCGTATGGAGTATCTTCTCACTAACAGACACTTTACATGCACtatttcatttagtcctcatGCCAATCCTATAGGGTTTGgaattgttcccattttacagcagaggctcagagaggtaaagcaaCATGCTCAGGATCACACAACTAGAAAATGGCAGAACTAGGATTCAAACCTCCAGGCTCCCTCCCTGGCTCAGGAGGCCATCTGACCTTGtccctcttcctgcctcagtctgtcCATATGAGATAAGGGAACAAATTCTTCATCCATCAAACAGCAAAGACTCCCTCCTTTGCTCCTCCACCTCTCTCatctgcctgctgcctgctttCTCTCCaaatcttcctctctccttctggtTCTCCTCTCCCTGGCCCAGAGGAGTGGACTCGTGACCTTGAAGCTGCCCTTGGTGGGCTGCCAGTCCCCCTCCACTTACCACTTCCCTGCTGATCGGTGTCTTGGGTCACCGTATTACAAACCTTCCCAGCCTGTGCTGGCATCTtcaaggaaataacaaagatattcaagGAAATAACAGTCACAGGGGCTGTATTCTGGATAAAGAACATCATTACAGTACCTCGGTTCTCTCCAGGTCCTATCCCTGCCTCTAATCCTCAGCATTTTCCTCTGGAGAACGAAAAGCTGAGATTCCATGCTGTCTAAGCCACCCCCTGCTCTGATCAGCCTGGTGGAGACTGCAGCTCCAGTAAGCACCTTTGAGAGAGTCCCCAGCTCGCGCTCACTCAATCCTTAGAGTGGAAGAGATTGACTGAAAGACAACGAAGGGCGATACAGTGTCCAGGGAGGATTCCTCACTTTCTTCCAATCACTTAGCCAGTTGGCCTGAAAGGCAAAAGCTGAACCCTCACTATGACTCCGGCAGCCATGGGATGGcgctgtgaccttgggcaagaacatttttttctcaccGATGCTCCCTTCCACATCTTTAAGATGAGCGGGGCATTTTCCTAAATCTGTAAAGTTCCTTTCCGCCTGGACAGAGGAATTGGGGAAAATCTTGCCAGGCCAGGCTCTCCCAGTCTttccccagggctgggggaggcccCCAGGGAGGGACTCCAAGAGGAGAGGTGAGCGCCCCAGGCTCCCGGCTTTCCCGCAGGGCAGGCTCCGGCGGGTCCGAGAAGGAAACTGCGGCCCCGGGTCCCCAGGCCGCGGGGAACAATGTCCCGGCTGTGCGTGCCCGGAAGCCCGTCATGCACCAGAGACTCGAATCCAGCTAGGGGTGGGGACCCCCCTTGGCTGCGCTTCAACGACGCCTTTGTCTCCCTCGGGGCCGTGCGAGGGATAGCACTGGCGGATCTGGTTTCATCCGCCTTGACTTTCCCGGGGGTCCCCGGGTCCGGGGGCGCCCCTGTTCCCGGAACCCGGGCCCTCCCGCCTCCTCCCAGCCCAGCGCGGCCCCGCCCCGTTCCCGCTCGGCCGCCGTGGGGTTACCATTGGGCAGAGAGCAGAATGTGGCACAGCCCGCGCTGCAGCACTTGAGGTTGTCGGCGCATTCGCTGTCCGAGACGCACTCCTGCGTGCAGTTCTGGTCAGCCTGGAGCTCGGGGCACATGCCAGTCTTCTCTGCTCCTGTGCCTGGGAGGGGAGGCCCGGGACAGTCGAGGGTGGGGCGTAGCGCCAGCCCCAGAGGATGCCCACCTCCTGCTCCAAACCTTAACCCCAAGGAATTCTCAGTCTCTGGCCCTAGGAGTCCCCTTACAGCCCCCAGAGACTCCTACTTCCAGACTAGGAGTCCCTGACCCCTGGGAGTACGAGAGCTCCCTAACCCTTGGCGTCGGGGCCCTCAGATCTCAGCCCTAGGGGACCCCGCACAGCTGAGTGTCTAGGAGCTTCCGAGGTCGAGGCagagcaccccccacccccagcccactgCAGCCACGGAGTGTCCGCGTTCAGCACAGAATCATCCCAAATTTCAGCCGTCAGTGGTCTCTCCACCTCCAGCACATTGGACCCCACACCCTAGGCTCCAAGGGTCCCCGCCACTTCCGCCCCGGGAATTCCCACTTCCCCAGCCTCCAGACGCTACGCCTCCGTCTGGCTCCATCCTGGCGCTCGTGGCTCGGCCCCTCTGGGCGCCGGGCCTCTCCTCGCCCCACTCACCTGGGACTAGGGTAAAGCCAAATAGCAGCAGGCCGAGGAGGAGGGCGGCGGCTAGCGGGCCTAGGCGACAGGCAGGCATGGTGCTATGCCCGGGCGGGGTGCAGGTGCGAGCCGCTGCTCAGGTGCGGGGATTTAACCGCGCGCGCGGGAAGGGGCGTGGGGTAGGGGTGGAGCCGAGCGGggaaggggagggtggagggCTTTGCGGGCACCGCGGGCGGGCTGCCACATGAGGTCATTTCACAATTCCCCAGGATCAGGTATCACTCTTGGCCCCGGTGGGAACCAGGAACTTAAGCAGCTTCCAGGATGGGACCAGCTGCGGCCGGACCCTTGTCCACGCCTCCCTCCCAGGGCCTGAGGGCCAAGGCTCAGGGCTCCTGGGTTTCTATTCCAAGACTCCGAAGTTTCTCCAGAGTGTCCCCAGTGGGCGGTTGAGGAGGATAAGGCAGGGAGGCAGTAGAGCATGCGGGTTAAAGGGTTCGATTTGGGGTCAGCCAGATGAGAGGGCAGATCCCCCTTGATGGAGGGCTAGGGTAGTGATACAGAGCACATAGTAGGGGCCACAGAAATAGCACTTATTATTGATAAACAAACCCTCCTCATCAGAAACAGGCCCAGGAAGGTGAAGCACCTAGCAGTCTCAAGCGGTTtgggtgtgtgtttctgtttcccTCTCTTTGTCCTACCGGGCtgactgtgccaggctctgtgctccTTGTCTCAAGGAATTGTCGCCGGTCCTCTGACCAGGGAGTTACTGTTATCAGCTGTATATGACAAAGGAACTGGGTGTTTAGGGATTTAGGACCGCACCTCCACCACAAGTTCCCCTGCAAAGCTGTACAAATAAGGTTTTAACCCTGGTCTCTCCCTCCAGGCCCTTGGTTTTTCCATTCCATCGTAAATATTCACTGGGTGCCTGCTGTGTGACATATGCAGAGCAAGACGCTTGGTGAAGAGAAAGTCGTCAAAAGGGGCCCTCCAGCACTGGTCTTGAAGGGGTGACAGGGTCTGGGGTCTgactcccacctccaccactTCCCACCTGAGGGCCCTGGAATGAATCCTTTCCTGGATCTGAGCTGCCACGTCATCAGTGACAATGACACCTACATGGGACTTCAGTGAGAACACAAATGCAATGTTACTGCCACGGAACAACCATGTACTCACTGGGAGCACTGAGAGTAGATCCACACTGATTGACACAGGGACTCCAGGCCTGACCCATGATAGGTACTTGATACATGGCCATGAGTGCTCCGTAAATGTCTCCTGTGACGAAGGAGACCAATAAGTATAAATCAAGCTTTAGAATCCAGGGGGTTAAGTGCCAAAACAGAGTTACCCAGGGAGTTAGACAAGAAGTGCCTTCAAACATCTTTCCTGCTCCAATGATTTGAGGTTCTAGAAGCCCCAGGAGGTCTTTGCTGCTGGAGGCTAGAGGGGGCCTGGGGCAGTGAACACTGGGATGACAGTGACAGGTGAGTAGGGTTTGGTGATGTGAGTACATCTGGCCACTGTCCCCAAAATGGATGCTGAGAACACCTCCCCCAGCTTCTCATGCTCAACTTGGGGACTGGGGACATGCCGTTATCGCGAGGGGCCAGGGCTATTTACTCTGAGCTCAGTCAACAATGAGGGCAGGAgccaggtggggacacagcccataACAGGCTAGTGAAATCCAGTCTAGTGCACAAAGAAAACACTGGGGTGAGCAGCCGGTTTTTAGCCCGTGGACCCAGCTGGCTACTGTACATTCAGCCCCAGGCACTGCTGCCAACAGCTTTCTTCCGGGCCCTATTCAGCTTCCTGGGCCAGGAAACTGCCCAGCCTTGCCCCTCCCAGGCCCTTATGAGCACCCTGTTGATTGGCTCTCTCTTACAGGAACGCAGACTGAGGGAGGGTGGCAGGGCCAGGCAGAAGGATGGGGAAGGAATCTTCATCAGTCAATGGCATCAGAAGTTTAGCTTTTGTGGTGTCAGGTTCTGTGCTaggtatagttatatatattctCTTTACATCATTTAAAAGGGCAGAGGCTTTAGAACCAAATGCATCCATGCCCAATCAGGGACAATGCATCCATGGCCACTTTTTGGCTACATGACTTAGAGAAACACTTCACTTTTTGGGCCTGCATCTTCTTCCTGCATAAACTGTGTATCATCTTAACAGTCTTGGATGATTATTATAAGGGTTTTATAAGATTATTGTAAGGGCTAAAGGAAAAAGCATAAATCAGAGGTTGCAAATCTGGCTAGAGCACATACATTATTAACTATgcagtatgttttaaaattttaaattagttgcCAAGATTTAAAAGTAGggaatttcatataaaaataaacctcTAGCTTCTCTTGGAAAAAGTAAAAGATCTGGCAACACAGTCCTGCAATCTTACATCTAACAACCATCAGCTAGAGCAGCGGGTCTCAAAATTGAGCATGCACCAgaatcatttttttgttgttgtttttgcttttgtgagactgagttttgctctgtcccccaggcttccctcccctctcctccccttcccttcccctgcctcctgggttcaagcgattctcctgcctcagtctcccgagtagctgcgattacaggcaccactacacccagctaatttttgtatttttagtagggacagggtttcaccatgttggccaggttggcctcgaactcctgacctcaggtgatctgcccgcctcggcctctcgaagtgctgggattacagccgtgagccaccgcacctggcctaagcacacatcagaatcacttggaaggcttgttaaaatacagattgcaGGATCCCTGTCTGCAGAGTTTTGATTAGTAGGTCTGGAACCTGAGAATTTGCGTTTCTAACAGGTttccaggtgatgccaatgctgcAGGGCTAGGGACCATACTTTGAAAACCAGAACCTGAGTAGAGCTACTCCTTTTCTATGAGGGAAGCGGTCCCTCCAGTTTCCCATAATCCCTCCCACCACCATCCTCCCTCTCCGCAACTACTTCCATTCACAGTGCTCACCTGACCCCAGGAGGGCATTTAAATTTGTGACCTCTGGGAtgggcacatagtaagtgtttgGTGAAAGGTAgcttatatttatttaacaatctTATGGATTAAGTATcgttactcccattttacaggttaagaaactgagattcagcTAAGCAAAGTGACTTGCTGGTGGAAAGACAGCCAGTAAATCAGAGGGAAGACTCTTGCCAAATTACTTGTGTTGTCCCAGTTATTTCAATATTATAAACATTCACACAGATCTATCTGAGATTAACATAGATGATGCATCCAAAGTTTTGGACATGACCTCATGagtgtaaaaaaatatatatcagggaagaggaggaagaaaagaagctgAAAGAAGGAAAGGTTTATAGTGGTAGATGATGTCAGTTAGCTGTAGACATGCCCACTCTAAAATGACTGTAAACAAGTTAACAGTGAAGATTTAAGAAATTTCCAGGAACAAAAAAGGTGTCTTTAACCATGCAATGGGCCTCTCCTGCTAGACTTTTGGACCCAGTCAAACTTCCTTTCATTCCATGGAAACCtctctctttgatatattgactATTTTGTTTTGTCACCTAGCATCCATTTGTCCTTTTTCTGATAAATCACCCTGAGTTTGCTTTGGAGGAAATAACTTCCTCCAGACCAAGACAGGTGGGGCCAGGGAGACTGTCAATTAATGTGtctgccccacccccaggcagAGTGGCCAATCAGATACTGTTCCTAGAACTGTAATCTTGAGCAATGAATGATAAAAGACTTGAAAATTTATGGAGCTAACTCAGAGATGTCCTGGGAAGAACTCAGTTCTGACTTTACCATTCTTTCCAAGCTATGTTCTTTTAGCCTTCCCTTCAGTTCTGAGAGTTAAACTAAGTCAATTAGTGCTATTGGGTGCAAGCAGTAGAATTCGACTCTGGTTAACTTAAAGATATTATTAGGAAAGGAGAATGGATGCTCACTACATCCCTCACAcaatttttgtaaatttcttcTCTGTTTACAATAGCCAGAGTTGGTTTCTGTTGCTAGTAACCAAAGAGATCTTACTCCCTATACCAATGTAACCACCAGGTTCCTCATTTCCAAATCCAGTGGCCTTCTCTTAGCTCTCATTCTCTTCTAATTCACAATTAAGGTCCTTGTGGCATACATGCAATAATGTTCAAGCCaaatcctcatttaaaaaaaaaaatacacatggtCTCTGCACAAAAACCCATGAAAAGCAGAGCTTCTCTATTTGAAGTGGCTCAGGTCCAGCCCCAAACCAAATAATCTTCCTAGAACAGTGCACTTTGTCGA
It contains:
- the WFDC2 gene encoding WAP four-disulfide core domain protein 2 produces the protein MPACRLGPLAAALLLGLLLFGFTLVPGTGAEKTGMCPELQADQNCTQECVSDSECADNLKCCSAGCATFCSLPNDKEGSCPQVNINFPQLGLCRDQCQVDSQCPGQMKCCRNGCGKVSCVTPNF